A window of Solidesulfovibrio fructosivorans JJ] genomic DNA:
ACCGCCGCCACGGGGAGAACAATTTCAGCGCCAACCCCCTGGTCGGGGCCGTAAACGCCCTGGGCGACGTGTCGAAGCATCCGCCCCACGACGCCTTTCGCCAGGCCATCATCGCCCATGTGCTGGCCCATTACGACAGGTTCAAACCCATTTTCGGGCCCCAGGGCCTGCTGGTCATGCTCTACCGGCTGGCCCGCTACGACGAGATGCGCCGCATCCTGGCGGAGCACGGGGACAAGTTCGCGCCCTGCGGCCGGGGGCTTTTGCGCCGCTACGTCCGGTTTCGCCTGACGCGCTTCGCCTATGACCGCAGCCCCTTTGACGCGCGGCTCATGGTCATCGATCCGCCCCAGACCGCCTTTGTGCCGCCGCCGCCCGTTCCGGGCCGCATCTGGCTCGGCCGGCTGCGCCATTGGCTGGGGACGCTTTTCGCGGGAGCGCAACCGACACCGGAGGCTTGTCGCCATGGAAGTTGATCCGTTGGTGGTGGGGCTTATCATGGCCCGGGGCGGCGGCTCCACCCTCTACCGGAAAAACGCTTTCCGGCTCCACGGGAAGCCGGTCCTGGCCTGGGCCATCGACATCCTGCGGCGGGCGGGCTTTGTCGACACGGTCTTCGTCTGGACCGAGGATGCGGAACTGGCGGCCATCGCCCGGGAGGCCGGGGCCGTGGCCCTGCCGCGCCCCAAGGACATGGTGCATTATTTCGGCGGCAGCTGGACCGCCGGCGAGTGGAGCCGCACCCAGGACCGGCAGATCGCGGATCATCTGGGCCGGCCGTACGACATTGTGGTGCCGCTCAATTGCAATTGCGTGTGCCTGCGGCCGGAGAGCCTGCGGACCATGTACGATCTTTTGCGCCGGAGCCGGGGCCGTGTGTTTCGCGTCCAGGCCGTCAGCCGTGTGGCCGGAGGGCTGTGCCTGGAGCATCCCGCCAACGGCCGGCTTTTTCCGGTCTGGAACGACACGGACCGGACGCCGGACGCCAACCCGCCGCTTTTCCGCATGGTCGGCGCGGCCGTGGTCGACCGGGCCATGCCCAATGCCGGCGACATCGCCACCCGCTACCACGAGGTGTCGCCCCGGGAGGGGTTCGACTTCCAGCACGCGGACGACATCCCCTTTGCCCTGCATTACCTGGCCGACCGGGCGCGGGAAGAGGGGGCGTCATGAATACGTCCGCCGTCATTTTGGCCCTGTCCTGGCTCGAGCCGGGCCTTGCCGCGCTCTGGGACCGGCAACTCGCCGGGGAGGGAATCCTTTCCCGGGCGGCGCGGCATTGCCGGGAAAGCGGGGTCGTGGACGCGCTGTGCGTGCTCACCGACGTGCCGGCGATCGCGGCGGCGGGGGAGGCGATCGGGGCCAGGACCATGGCCTGCCCGGAGTTTTTCCGGGGGCATCCCTTCAATTTTCTCAATATCGAGGGCCAGAACCTGGCCCGGGAATTCGACCTGACCCTGGAAATCGGGACCCAGGCCGACCTGACCTTTTTTTTGCCCTGGAACATGCCCTTTTTAGGCGGACGGATGCTGGAAAAGATGTACCATATTTTGCTCGAGGACCCGCTGACGGCGCGGCTTTTGCCTATGCGGCCCGTCGATCCGCAGCTCATGGCCCACGTTGCCGGCGGCGGGGAGTTTTTCCCGATCTGGTTGCACAAGACCGTGGACCGCCAGCTGATCCCGCAACTGCACCGGCCGGCCCCGGCCTGCCTGACCCACTGGAGCCGGGCTTTTGCCGGCATCCCCAAGGTGGCGGGGCTTCCCGGCGACAAGATCTTCTGTTTCCGGGTGCGGGAGGAGGCGGACGTTTCCCTGGCCGCGTTTCTGGAAGACTACCGATTGGGCCAAGGGGGCCGGGATGGGGAGTCGGCGCGATGAACATCCACGACAGGATCGCGGCCGCGCGCGATGCCGATGAGGCCGGGTCGCCCGTTGTCCAACCTGGGGCGTTGGAGGATCCGCGTCTTTTTGCCGTCCCGGTGACGCGCCCCCGGGTGAGCTTCGTTCTCACCAGCTACAATTACGGCCGCTATATCACCGACTGCCTGGCTTCCGTGGCCGGCCAGGACTACGACAACTGGGAATGCATCGTGGTCGACGACGCCTCCACGGACGATTCCGTGGCCCGGGTGCGGGCGTTTCTGGCCAGCGCCGCCGCGCCCGAACGCTTCAGGTTCATCGAGCGCCCGGCCAACGGCGGCCAGATGGAGGCCTTCCGCCACGGCCTGGCCCGGGCCACGGGCAGTTTCGTGGTCATGCTCGACGCCGACGACGTGCTGTTGCCCGATTTCCTGACCGCCCACATGCGGGCGCACCTCGCCGTGGCCACGGTGGCCATGACCAGCACCAACCAGTACCAGATAAACGGCGCGGGCGAGGTGATCGCCGGGCAGCACATGGACCACCAGTCCAAGGGTTATTTCCGCCACGTGCGCCAGACGAGCTTCCAGAAGGGCTTCTGGGTCTGGGCCACGTCCAGCTCCATGGTATTCCGGCGCAGCACCGTGGAGCGCGTCATGCCCCGGGACGGGACCACATTCCGCATCTGCGCGGACTATTACATCGCCCATTTCTGCCATCTGCTCGGCGATTCGCTCCTCGTGCCCACCATCCACGGCTGCTACCGCCGGCACGGAAAAAACAATTTCGGCTCCAACCCGGTGCTCGGCAACATCAACAGCGTGGGCGATCTGGACAAGCATCCGCCCCACGACCTTTTCCGGCAGACCATCATCCGCCACGTGTGCGACAACAGAGACCTGTTCTATCCCATCTTCATGGGCAAGGGACTGGTCCGGTTCCTTTTGCGTCTGGCAAGGCCCGCCGAGCTGCCGGAGCTGGTGGCCCGGTATCCCGAGATTTTTCCCCGCGCGACAGCCCATTACCTGTGGCAGGCGACGCGGGCCGCCTGGGCGCGCTCACGCACGCCGGTCAGCGAGAAATTCAAGATTCTGCCGGTCGCGGCGGCGCGGGGCGACAGGCCCGGCACAGCCCAACCGGATGGGAGGCAGGCGACATGATTCCCCTTTCGCGGATGCAGATCATCCAGATCGACGTGACCAATGCCTGTCACAACCGCTGCTCCAATTGCACGCGGCTGGTCGGGCATCATCGCGAGCCGTTTTTCATGGACATGGACACGTTTCGGCGCGCCGTTGATTCGCTGGCCGATTTTCCCGGCGTCGTCGGCATGATCGGCGGCGAACCGCTTATGCACCCGGACTTCGCCGCCATGGCCGAATATCTGGCTTCGGTCGTCCCGGACCGCAAACGCCGGGGCTTGTGGTCCACCGTGCCGAAGGCCTTGGGCCAAAAATACGGAACGCTGATCCGCGAGGTGTTCGGCTACCAGTCGTTTAACGACCACAGCCTGGACAAGATCCTGCACCAGCCCGTGCTGGTGGCGGCGCGGGAAGTCGTCGCCGATCCCAAGAAAATGTGGCGGCTCATCGACGACTGCTGGGTGCAGCGCTACTGGTCGGCTTCCATCACGCCCAAGGGCGCCTTTTTTTGCGAAGTGGCCGCAAGCCTGGACATGCTTTTCGGCGGCCCGGGCGGCTGGCCCGTCGAGCCCGGCTGGTGGAAGCGCGTTCCCGGGGATTACGACGAGCAGATGCGGCAGGCCTGCCCGCATTGCGGCTGCGCCATCGCGCTGCCGCGCCGGCCGAGCGCGCAGGGCATCGACGACGTGAGCCCGGGGAACCTGCGCCGGCTCACGGCCCTTGGTTCGCCCAAGGTGGCGGCCGGCAAGGTGGAGGTCTTCCACGGCGGCCTGGAAGCCGACTGGCACCCGGGGCCCAACTGGTACATGTCCGACATCGAGCGCGGCGAGGAACTGGCCTGCCGGGCGCGCATCGCCCGGCGTCTCGAGGCTGGGGAGGCGGCCGGGGCGACGGAGGACCGGACATGAACGCGCCGGCACGCCTCCCCACGACGAAACAGCGCTCCCTGACCAGGCGCGGCGTGGTCTGGCTGGGCCAGACCTGCAACCTGCGCTGCCGGTTCTGCTATTTCCAGACGCGCATCGAAGCCAAGGACCATCCCGAACATCCTTTCATGAGCCTGGAAAAAGCGATCGCCATCGCCGACACGCTGCGCGGGCATTACGACAATCGGGCCATCGACATCCAGGGCGGCGAACCCACCATTTTCCCGGGCATCGAGCGCCTCTGCGAGCACTGCGCGGGCATCGGGCTGACGCCGACGCTCATCACCAACGGTCTGGCCCTGGCCAATAGGCAGTCCTGCCGGCGTCTGGTCGAGGCCGGCGTGCGCGATCTGCTCGTCAGCGTCCACGGCCTGGGGGACAGTTACGACGACGTGGTCGGCGTGCCCGGGGCGCACAAGAAGCAGATGGAGGCCTTGTCCAATTGCCTGGATGTGGGGCTGCCGGTGCGGTTTAATTGCGTGCTGACGCGTTCCGCCCTGCCGCAGCTTGTCGCCGTGGCCGCCCTTGCCGCCGAGGTCGGGGCGCGGGTGGTCAATTTCATCGCCTTCAATCCCTTCGAGGACCAGCAAACCGGCGAGCGTTCCCGCAAGGACGTGCCGGCCTACGGCGAGGTCACGCCGCCCCTGGTCAAGGCCCTGGACAGCCTGGAGCGCGCCGGCATCGAGGCCAACGTGCGCTATTTCCCCCTGTGCCAGGTGCCGGACGCCTATCGGAAAAACATCTACGATTTCCAGCAGCTCCCCTACGACTCCCACGAGTGGGACTACGCCTCCTGGTCCTGGACGGACATGAAGCCCCAGCGCATGCGCGACGGCGGGCTGTCGCCGCTTATAACCCTGCGTGAGGCCAACCTGCGTTCGCCCCTGTACCGGGCCATCCCGGCCGAAGTGTCCGAGCGTTTCACGACCGAGGAGCTCTACCGGGAAAACGCCCGCATCCGGGCCGTGGAGCACTGCGGCTACAGGTACGCCCCGGCCTGCGAGGCCTGCGGCGCGCGGGGCATCTGCGACGGCTTCCACGGCGATTACGCCTCGTTTTTCGGCTTTGGCGAGGCCGCGCCCATCGAAACGCCCGCGCCCATCACCGATCCGAAGCACTATATCGACGCCCAGGACAAGATCGTCGATTGAGGACGCGGCGGCAAAGGACAGGCAGGTCATGACCGGCGTCACCCACAACGCGTGCCCCATCTGCGGCGGCGCCTTCGATATCGTGGCCGTCAGTTCCCACATGCGGCGCATTGCCCGCTGCCGGGACTGCCGCCACGCCTTCGTGCAGAATCCGCCGTCCCGGGAGGCGCTTTTCGCCTGGTTCCAGGGCGAGTCCTACTTTGCCGACAACTACAACCGGCAGGGGATTTTCTCCCTGGAAGACGATGCCCAGTGGGAAGGCTGGCTGGCCGGGCGTTTCGACGAGCTGGAGTGGTACATTCCCGAGGCGGGGCTCGCCTCCGGGCCGCCGCGCCGGGTGTTCGAGGTGGGCTGCCTGGAGGGGCGGCTTGTCGACGCGCTGGCCCGCCGGGGGCATGCGGTCGCCGCCTGCGACATCAACGAGACCATGACCCGGCGGGGGAGGAGGGCTTTCGGCCGGGACATCCGCACCGGCACGGTGGGCCGCTGCGCGCCGCCGCTTGGGGCTTTCGACGTGGTGCTGGTCTATTTCGTGCTCCAATACGAACCGTGCCCGCAGACAGCGTTCGCCTCGTGGATGCGCCTGCTCGCCCCGGGCGGCCGGATCTTCTGCATCTTCCCCGTGGGCGAGAGCTCCCGCGTCGACCCCGTCGGGCTGCATTTTTTCTCCCGCGCCTCGCTGACGCGGCTGGCCCGGACCCACCTGTACGATTACCGTCTGACCGTCGTTGCCGAGGACCGGCCCGGCCGCAAGGAGCACAAGGCCGTGCTGGTCGGTTCCAATCCCGCTTGAGCCTTTTCCCGGTCCCTGACGTTTTTTTGGGGTGTGGCGCTACCGCGCCTTGGCCAGGCTTCGTCGGAAAAGGGCCAGGGCAAGCAGGAAAAAGCCCGCGCCGATGGCGGCCATGGCGACGAAGTTGGGCCAGACCAGCGAAAATCCCGCCCCGCGATAGAGGATCGCCTGGGCCAGGCTCACGAAATGCGTGGTCGGGGCCAGCTGCATGATGTCCTGGACGAGCTCCGGCATGCTCTCCCGGGGGCTGATGCTGCCGGAGAGGATTTCCAGCGGCAGGATGACCAGGATCATGGACAGCCCGAGCTGGGGCATGTTGCGGGAAATGGTGCCCAGAAAGACGCCGATGCAGGACGTGGCGTAAAACTGGAGCAGCGCGCCGCTAAGGAAAAGCGGCACCGATCCGGCCAGCGGCACGCCGAGCGCCCCGCGTACCACGAAGGCCAGCGACAAGGCCACGGCGGTCACCACCACGAAGCCCATGGACCATATCTTGGCCACCAGGATCTCCACGGCCGCAATCGGCATGACCAGCAGATGCTCCAGGGTGCCGCGCTCGCGTTCGCGCACCAGCGCCGCGCCGGCCAGGAGAATGGAGAGCAGGGTGATGTTGTTGATGATCTCCATCACGCTGCCGAACCAGGAACTGGTCAGGTTGGGGTTGAACTTGACCCGCACGGCAAGCTCCACGGGCGTTGCCGCCGCGCCGCGCCGGCGCTGGACGAATTCGCGCACCGCGCCGGCGATGATGTTCTGGATGTAGCTTGCGCCGATGTAGGCTTGCGACATCATGGTGGCGTCGATGTTGACCTGGATGTCCGGTTGCCGGCCGGCCAGGACGTCGTGTTCGAAGTCCGGCGGGATATCGAGCACGAAGATGAAGCGCCCGGCGTTAAGCGCCGGGTCCATCTCGTAGGACGCGATGCGGCGCGGCGTCTTGAAATACGGCCCGTAAAACGACTGGGTGATGCGCACGGACAGCGACGAGTCGTCCTCGTCGACAATGGCGATGGGCGCGTTGTGCAGCTCCTGCGAGGTGGCCCGGGCCACCACGTAGATGCCGCCGGTAAAGACCCAGACGATGACCACCAGCAGCACCTTGTCGTGCCACAATCCCCACAGCTCCTTGATCCCGAGGCGGTATACGTTGCGCAGGCGACGCATGGTCATTTCTCCTGCTTGGGCAGCAGCCAGACGCTGACGCCGGTCAGCGCCGGCACATAGGCGCAAAGGACCAGGAAATCCGGCATAAGATCGCGCAGCGACAGGGCCTTGGTGAAAATGCCCCGGCTGATGTTGAGGAAGTAGGTGGCCGGATACACGGTGCCGATAAAGGCCCCCGGTCCTTGCAGCGCCGCGACCGGGGTGGTCAGTCCGGAAAAGGTGATGGTGGCCAGAAGCGTCGTGATGGCGGCCACGGCCAGGGCGGCGATCTGGGTCCGGGTGAAGGCGGAGACCAGCAGCCCGATGCCCGTGGTCACCATGACGAAGGCCAGGCCGGTGAGCGTCAGGGCGGCGAAGCTGCCCTTGACGGGCACGTGGAAGGCGAAAACGGCCAGAGCGCACATGCCGAAAAAGCTGACCATGCTCACGGCCGCGTAGGGCAGTTGCTTGCCGAGCAAAAATTCCACCCGGGTCACCGGCGTGACGTAGAGGTTGACGATGGAGCCCAGCTCCTTTTCCCGCACCACGCCGAGGGCTGTCATGATGGCCGGGATGAAGACCAGAAGGAGCGGGATGACGGCAGGGACCATGGCGTAGAGACTCTTGAAATCCTGGTTGTAGCGGTAGCGCACCTGGACGCCGGACGCGGCCTGTGCGGATGCCGCGCCGCTTTGGCGGGCCAGGTTTGCCAGATACAGGCCGTGCACGCCCTCCACGTAGCCGCGTATGGTCTCGCCGCGAAAGGGCATGGCCCCGTCCACCCAGACGCCGATGGTCGCCTTGCGCCCGCGCCGCACGTCCCGGCCGAAATCCGGGGGAATCTCCAGGGCCACGCTCAGATCGCCCGTGGCCATGCGCCGGTCCATGTCCCGCGTGTCGGCCAGGGGGGGGAGTTCCTTGAAATACCGCGAGCCGCTGAAATTGCGGATGTAGTCCCGGCTCTCGGGCGACTGGTCCCGGTCGAGGACCGCGAAATGCAGGTTCTCCACATCGAAGGTGATGCCGTAGCCGAGGATGGCGAGCAGGATCACCGAACCCATAAGCGAGATGAGCAGCCGCACCGGGTCGCGCAGGATTTCCCGAAACTCCCGGCCGGCGTATGCGGAAAGGCGCATGAGGCTTAGTCCCGGGATGCGGGCCGGTCCGGCTTTCTCCGGCTCCGGTTGGGGCAGGGGAGCGGCGTCAGCCTTGTCCGGGGAGCCGGGGCCGGTCATCCCCGAGGCTTCCTCGAGGTAGTCGATGAAGGCCTCTTCCAGGGTGGCCTTGCCGCGAAGTCTGGCCAGGGTCGCCGGCGCGTCGCTGGCCAGGACCTTGCCCGCGTGCATGAGCGAGATGCGGTCGCAGCGCTCGCCTTCGTTCATGAAGTGGGTGGACACGAAGATGGTCACGCCCTGGTTGCGCGACAAATCGACGAGCAGTTCCCAGAAGCCGTCCCGGGCCACGGGGTCCACACCCGAGGTGGGCTCGTCGAGAATCAGCATCTCCGGGCCGTGGATCACGGCCACGGCCAGGGACAGGCGTTGGCGGATGCCGAGCGGCAGGCGCTCGGGCCGCTCGTCGGCGTAGGCGGTGAGGTTGAACCGCGTGAGCATCTCGCCCACGCGGGCCGGAATCTCGGCCCGGGGCATCTGGAAGAGCTGGGCGTGCAGGGTGAGGTTGTGGCGCACGGTCAGTTCTTCGTAGAGGGAAAAGGACTGGGTCATGTAGCCCACGCGCTTGCGCGTCGCCATGTCCCGGGTATCGACCGCCTTGCCGAAAAGGAGCGCCCGGCCCTCGGTCGGCGGCAACAGCCCGGTCAGCATCTTCATGGTGGTGGTCTTGCCGCAGCCGTTGGAGCCGAGAAAGCCGAAGATTTCGCCCCGGCGGATCTCGAAATTCACGTGGTCCACGGCGGTAAACGATCCGAAACGCATGGTCAGCCCCTCGGCCACGATGGCCGGCGGCTCGTCTTCCCGGGAGGCGAGGGGCGGCACCACCAGCCTCTTGTGCCCTTGCCGCCTGGATTCGGGCAGCAGACGGATAAAGGCCGTGTCCAGGTCCGGCGCGCCGGTACGGGAAAGCATCTCGGCCGGCGTCCCCGTGGCCAGGATGCGGCCGGCATCCATGGCCGCCAGCCAGTCGAAGCCCTGGGCCTCCTCCATGTAGGCCGTGGCCACCAGCACGCTCATGCCCGGACGGCCGGCGCGGATGCCGTCGATAAGCCGCCAGAACTGGCGGCGGGAAAGCGGGTCCACCCCGGTGGTCGGTTCGTCGAGCAGAAGCAGGTCCGGGTCGTGGATCAGGGCGCAACACAGCCCGAGCTTTTGCTTCATGCCCCCGGAGAGCTTGCCGGCGGCCCGGTCGCCGAAGGGGGCAAGGCCGGTGCTTAAAAGCAACCGGTCGATGCGTTGGCGGCGTTCGCGCGGGCCCAGGCCGAAAAGCCGGGCGAAAAAGTCCACGTTTTCGCGCACGGAAAGGGTCATGTACAGGTTTTTGCCAAGCCCCTGGGGCATGTAGGCGATGCGCGGGCAGACCGCGTCCCGGTGCTTGGCGTCGGCCATGTCGCCGCCAAGGACCTCCACCGTCCCCCGCTGGATGCGCCTCGCCCCGGACGCCAGGGCGAGCAGGCTCGATTTCCCCACCCCGTCCGGGCCGATGAGCCCGATCATGCGCCCGGCCGGGATGTCGAGGTCCACGGCGTCCAGGGCCACGACCTTGCCGTAGCGCAGTCCCACGCCGGTGAGCCGGACCGCGCCCGTCGGGGTCATGGCGCGGGCTCCCTCACTTTTACCACGGGCGGCACCTCGCGCGGCCAGGGGGCGGCGGGATCGAGACGCACGTAGGCCACGCCGGGCAGGCCCGTCTTCACCAGCTTGGCGTAGCGCCGCAGCAGCTCGGGCAGGATGTTGATCTTGATGCGAAACATCAGCTTTTCGCGCTCGGTGCGTGTCTCCACGGCCTTGGGCGTGAACTGGGCCTGGGGCGAGACGAAGGTCACCCGCCCGGGGATGGACAGATCCGGCCGGGCGTCGAGCACGATGCGCGCCTCGGCGTCGAGGGCCGTGCGTCCCACCTGGGAGGTGGGCAGAAAAAGGGTCATGTAGACGTCGGCAAGGTCGAGCAGGGTGACGACATGGCCGCCCACGCCGAGGACCTCCCCGGGCTCGGCCAGCCGGTAGAGCACCCGGCCGTCGATGGGCGCGGTCAGGGTGCAGTCCGCGATGTCGGCCCGGATCGTTTCGGCCTTGGCCCTGGCCGCCTCGATGGCCGCCTGGGCCTCCTCGACGCCGGCTGCGGCGGCTTCCAGGGCGGATTTGGCGGCGAAAAGCTGGGCCTTGGCCGCCTCGAGCAGGGCGTTGCTGGTCTCCCGGGCGGTCTGGTCCACGTCGAGCTTTTCGCGGGCCACGATGCCGCCGGTATGCAGCACCTTGGTGCGGCGCAGTTCGATTTCGGCCAGTTGGAGCTGGCTGGCCCGCTGGGCCACCAGGGCCTCGGCGGCGGCGATTTCGTTTTGGCGCTGGGCCACGGAGGCCGCGGCGCTGGCCTTTTTGTGCGCGGCCTGGAGGATGGCCGCCTGGGCCTCGCGCAGGTCGGCGTCGAGGACCTTGGTGTCGATTCTGGCCAGCACCTGTCCCACCGTGACGTCGTCGCCTTCCCGCACGGTCACGGCGGTCAGGCGTCCGGCCAGCTTGGTGGCGATATCCACTTCCGTGGCCTCGATACGACCGTTGCCCACGGCGAAAGCGCCGGCGAGGTCGCGGGGCTTGAGCTTGTACCAGGTGAAGACGCCCCCGGCGGCGAGGAGCGGGAGCAGGAGAAAGACGAGCCAGCGTTGGGACTTTTTTTGCGACATGGTTGTACTCCGTCGGCATCGTCCCGGAAAGGCTGCCAGTCGTTCCAAGGACAATGCCCTGGGACAGCCATGCAGCATTGTTTAAAAGTTACTATAATACGTATCTCGAAGCAATGTTCAAGAATCCCGGGAAAAATGGATCGGAGGAGTCCTTTGCCCGCTCATGGGAGTCCGGCCTGCCGCGCCCCCGCGTCCTTCGCGGAGCGGACCGTGTTTTCGTTGCCGTGCCTGCGGTGGTAGGCCCAGGGTGCGGCGCGGGATGACGGAGTCGAGGCCGCCGGCCTGCGCTTTTGGAGGCCGGGTGCAGGATTTTATACCCGCCGCAAAGGGGCGGATGGAAGAATTTCGCGACATTTGGCGAATCTCGCGGGCGGCCGCGGGAGGGGGCTAGCCCCGCGAAGGGCGCGGAAACGCTCGATCCGCGGCGATGGGGACAAACGTAAAATGAAAAAGGCTTTCTGGGAGCCACCCAAAAAGCCTTTTTCAAAAATGGTTTGTTCAGAGGAAGGATATTTCCTCTAAAGCAGGGAGCGTGCCAAAAGGCGACGATCGGTTTTGGGGGCCGTCTTCGTATGATTTCTCGGTGTGTTAGGGATGCTTGTCGGTCGCTGGCCTGCGGGGACCGGCCCTGCGTGGCGTACAGAATCCTTTACCCTGCCGGGAATGGCCACGAAAAGGGGACAAGGATTTATACCCGGCGCAGCCGGGAGCCAGGGGCAAGCGCTCATCGCCATTTCGTCTTGTCGAAGAGCCCTCGCTGGGAGAGTTCGTTTCGCTTGTATCGGTCGAAGTCGAAATGACCGGGGACGGTCGCACCGTCATAGCGATTGGCCGCTATGGCGAACATGGCTACCAGGGCGATAAGGCCCACGGCGAGGCTGATAAAGATCCATTCCATGCTCTTTACTAGCAGAGGAGATGGCGCGTGTCATCCACGGATGCGAAGGGGCCAGGAAGGTCGCCTGCGAAAAAAGACTTTTTTAACAAACTGTTAGACTTTATGGGTGGCGTCCTGGATGATTTTCATTGTCTCGGCCTTGCGCGACTCCAGGATGAGCAGGAACACCTCCGCGCCTTTTTGCCGCCGCTCCCACCATTCAGGATCGGCAAGGGCCAGGATCGCGTCGGCAACAGCGTCCCGCTTTTCCCGTGGCACGGACCGCAGCCGGGCCAGGCACAGCTCTTTCGCGTCGGCCTTCATGTCAGCCAGGGTGGCCCGCTTCGGGCTTTCCTTTTTCATGCGGCACATTAAAAGCTGTACGTTCCGGCAGTTGGCATAAGCGCACCACCTGCGGAACCGTTTTGATTGTTCCCAAGAGCTTGATTTAACATTGGTTTGATCCCTTCAAGATTCAGGTCCTCTTTGCTCGGTTTGTTGCTATGGTAGCTTAAGCGGGGGGAAGACTTGTATTCTGATGCCTTGGCGGTTGTTTTCGCGGCGGTATCGTTGCGTTGCGTATCATGAGATGGATTTTCGGCAAACGAAGCGGCTGCCGAAAGAATAATGAATGCAAACAAGAAGATAAAAGTCTTCATATGCCTTTCCTGCTTGTGAAGTCGCTTTGGATCGTGCCGCGCCCGGTACGTCTTGACCCTCTGCGCGTTAATGTTCTTGAAATAGCAGAGAGGCGACCGTTCCGCCAGGGTTTGAAGGGCGATGTCCTGGACGTTGCCTTTCTCCTGGGGACTCCGGAAGCGAGGGCGTCGGGGATCTCCCGGACTTCGGCAATGCCCCGGCGGCCTCCCCACGATCAAAGGCGATGGCGGGTCGCGAATTTTCTCAGGATACCCCTGCGGCCAGTTGGGGGCAATGTCCCCTTTCCGGGGAAGCGGGGCGGGGCAGAGCATTCTGGGCAAATTATTTGCGTGATCCTTGTGACAAAAATCCTCTGGCAAACGTATAGGGATAAAAGAGCTCCAGGCAATTTATGAACCACGATGACGAGACACAGCTTATCGAAGACATCCTTGATGGGGAGGCCGCCGCATACGCCGTGCTGGTCCGTCGTTACCAGTCGCCGATTCATGGACTCATGTCGCGCATGTGCCGCAATCCCGCAGATGCCAGCGACCTGACCCAGGAAGCCTTTGTCGTGGCGTACGAAAAACTCGAAAAATTCAAGGTTGGGGCGCGGTTTTTCCCCTGGCTTTACACGCTCAGTCTCAATATCGCGCGCGACCATCTCCGCAAGCAGGGGCGCGTGGAAATACCGGCGTCGGCGTTACATGATGGTTTCATGGAGAACATACAGGATGAAACAGCGGATGATGCTCTGATCGAAAAGATTGATAGTGAAAAGCTTTTCGCCGCAATGGAGGCTCTTGGCCTGGAGACCAGGGAAGTGTTGATCCTGCGTTACCAAGAGGGATTGTCCATTCAAGATATCGCGGATGCCCTGAAAATATCGGTGAGCGCTGTCAAAATGCGCATTTCCCGGGGGCTTGAACGATTGCGCGCAATGTTTGTGGTTCCCAGAGGCGGGCAAGAAGCATGAACAAGAAGCATGAGGAACAAGCGGCGCGGGACTTACAACGCTTGGCCGGCGCCATTGCCGGCCTGCCGCGCCCGGAAGTCCCGGAACGGCTTCTGCCGCAGATCATGGCCCGCATCGGGCCCAAGAAACCGTCTCTTTCGCGCCGAATCTGGAGATGGGTGCAGCGGTTGTCGCGTCGCGCCGCCATCCGGGGCGTCGCCATTGGCGGCCTGGCCGCTTTTGCCGTGGCCATGCTGCTCTGGTCGGCAGGCCCGTTCATGCGTCATGCGTCTCAACCCCCTTCGTCGTCTGTGAAGGGCTTGGCGTCGGAATCGACCGGATGGCGACTTGCCGGCGGCGGCGCCGGACAAGCAAAGGACGTCACTTTTGTGGCGCGTATCCCCGGCGCGCGGCAAGTGGCCGTGATCGGCTCCTTCAATGACTGGATGCCTGGGCGGCACGTCATGCACAAGGCCCCGGGAAGCGATGTC
This region includes:
- a CDS encoding class I SAM-dependent methyltransferase produces the protein MTGVTHNACPICGGAFDIVAVSSHMRRIARCRDCRHAFVQNPPSREALFAWFQGESYFADNYNRQGIFSLEDDAQWEGWLAGRFDELEWYIPEAGLASGPPRRVFEVGCLEGRLVDALARRGHAVAACDINETMTRRGRRAFGRDIRTGTVGRCAPPLGAFDVVLVYFVLQYEPCPQTAFASWMRLLAPGGRIFCIFPVGESSRVDPVGLHFFSRASLTRLARTHLYDYRLTVVAEDRPGRKEHKAVLVGSNPA
- a CDS encoding radical SAM protein, which encodes MNAPARLPTTKQRSLTRRGVVWLGQTCNLRCRFCYFQTRIEAKDHPEHPFMSLEKAIAIADTLRGHYDNRAIDIQGGEPTIFPGIERLCEHCAGIGLTPTLITNGLALANRQSCRRLVEAGVRDLLVSVHGLGDSYDDVVGVPGAHKKQMEALSNCLDVGLPVRFNCVLTRSALPQLVAVAALAAEVGARVVNFIAFNPFEDQQTGERSRKDVPAYGEVTPPLVKALDSLERAGIEANVRYFPLCQVPDAYRKNIYDFQQLPYDSHEWDYASWSWTDMKPQRMRDGGLSPLITLREANLRSPLYRAIPAEVSERFTTEELYRENARIRAVEHCGYRYAPACEACGARGICDGFHGDYASFFGFGEAAPIETPAPITDPKHYIDAQDKIVD
- a CDS encoding radical SAM protein yields the protein MIPLSRMQIIQIDVTNACHNRCSNCTRLVGHHREPFFMDMDTFRRAVDSLADFPGVVGMIGGEPLMHPDFAAMAEYLASVVPDRKRRGLWSTVPKALGQKYGTLIREVFGYQSFNDHSLDKILHQPVLVAAREVVADPKKMWRLIDDCWVQRYWSASITPKGAFFCEVAASLDMLFGGPGGWPVEPGWWKRVPGDYDEQMRQACPHCGCAIALPRRPSAQGIDDVSPGNLRRLTALGSPKVAAGKVEVFHGGLEADWHPGPNWYMSDIERGEELACRARIARRLEAGEAAGATEDRT
- a CDS encoding cytidylyltransferase domain-containing protein, whose amino-acid sequence is MEVDPLVVGLIMARGGGSTLYRKNAFRLHGKPVLAWAIDILRRAGFVDTVFVWTEDAELAAIAREAGAVALPRPKDMVHYFGGSWTAGEWSRTQDRQIADHLGRPYDIVVPLNCNCVCLRPESLRTMYDLLRRSRGRVFRVQAVSRVAGGLCLEHPANGRLFPVWNDTDRTPDANPPLFRMVGAAVVDRAMPNAGDIATRYHEVSPREGFDFQHADDIPFALHYLADRAREEGAS
- a CDS encoding ABC transporter permease, coding for MRRLRNVYRLGIKELWGLWHDKVLLVVIVWVFTGGIYVVARATSQELHNAPIAIVDEDDSSLSVRITQSFYGPYFKTPRRIASYEMDPALNAGRFIFVLDIPPDFEHDVLAGRQPDIQVNIDATMMSQAYIGASYIQNIIAGAVREFVQRRRGAAATPVELAVRVKFNPNLTSSWFGSVMEIINNITLLSILLAGAALVRERERGTLEHLLVMPIAAVEILVAKIWSMGFVVVTAVALSLAFVVRGALGVPLAGSVPLFLSGALLQFYATSCIGVFLGTISRNMPQLGLSMILVILPLEILSGSISPRESMPELVQDIMQLAPTTHFVSLAQAILYRGAGFSLVWPNFVAMAAIGAGFFLLALALFRRSLAKAR
- a CDS encoding glycosyltransferase family 2 protein; protein product: MNIHDRIAAARDADEAGSPVVQPGALEDPRLFAVPVTRPRVSFVLTSYNYGRYITDCLASVAGQDYDNWECIVVDDASTDDSVARVRAFLASAAAPERFRFIERPANGGQMEAFRHGLARATGSFVVMLDADDVLLPDFLTAHMRAHLAVATVAMTSTNQYQINGAGEVIAGQHMDHQSKGYFRHVRQTSFQKGFWVWATSSSMVFRRSTVERVMPRDGTTFRICADYYIAHFCHLLGDSLLVPTIHGCYRRHGKNNFGSNPVLGNINSVGDLDKHPPHDLFRQTIIRHVCDNRDLFYPIFMGKGLVRFLLRLARPAELPELVARYPEIFPRATAHYLWQATRAAWARSRTPVSEKFKILPVAAARGDRPGTAQPDGRQAT